The genomic interval CTGTTTTCGATAAGGACACGCCCGATCGTTGGTCGAACGTCGCCCACGCCGTTGGTGGAGGGAAGACTGCTGATGAAGTTAAGAGACACTATGAACATCTTCTTAGGGATGTTAGGCACATTGAATCAGGTCAAGTTCCATTCCCTAAGTACAAGAACATTGGAGGCTTAGATGAAGAGAAAAGGTACTTTAcatgatattttttaagtttttagttATAAGTTGGTATtgtaaaatatatcatttaaataaattttaaaacctCATTTCTTTAATATAAGGTGGATCTATTTCATGGTTTTATATTGTAGTTGTGAAGATTGTGATTATATTGTAAACTTTTATATTATGGTAAAATGTCGACAAATACAATTTATGAAATTGTAATTGCAGTTGTGATATTGTCGTAGAAATTTATAAGACTATTACATTGAAGTTTTAATTACGGTTGCAAACTGCAATTTAGAATAATTgtctatttaatataaaaaatggttTTTACATTTAGATATATAACTATTGCTTTTCATTTActcttattcatatttttaaagatttgtatatgaaaaaaaattggtatTTGGCTTATTCATatacaaatcaataaaaatagaaaataagttgaaaacaatGTGACAATAATGTAATAAAGtgagaatgaaaaatgaaaaacaccCATCAAAAACTTCAAAGAAACAATATATTACAACCATataattaaagttattttattttatttcattttttttttatacataaattataaaGATGTAATTTATATACTAACTACTAACACTGCAAATTAATTAAACAACTCTTTATTTGATATAATCTTCATGAATTTAACTTTCATTGTTGTCTCTTTTATTTTCACTTGCAGGCTGAGAAACCTGAAGCTCTAGTGACCAATTAAATTAATGGTGTCAACAATAAAGAATTTCTAGATTCTTACTTTCtagcaaattttttatttttatttttatttttagaatcaTTGGATTAGGTAACTATGATGTTACATAACATGTAATGCCAGTGATGTAGCATTAGTGAGAATAGTTGTCATAAGAATCATATATCCCATGATTCCATGTTGCACTTTCTTGTCGTTGGAATATCAACGATTCTGCTTTTGTTCTCacctttaataaaattataattttatgtacttattacttatcctttatcaaaattaattgattattattattattaattaaaatgatacaAGAATTTATTGATAaagaaaatactattaaaaaataactcatgtttaaattaaaattttatttttcttttaaatccCGTATTCACAATGATAAGAAGTTGTGAGTTATTTGAtcgaaattaaataatttaaaaaataaaatttttatttatattttataattaaaaatactaaGTTTGAAACTTAAAATCAccgatatttaaaaaaattgcttAGATATAAAGAACTATCACATCAAGGAAttcaaatcttaaaataaagtgatgcaattgtttataagtttatattttgtCTTTTCTCCCCCAAAAGTAAATAGTATTATTGATATTATCAACCTCTTTGTTACAAGAAAGAAAACACTTATATAAAGAGATCCATAGATCACTTAATCATTAATATGGTTAACTTGTGGTCCACAATTGCAATTGTAATATTGTAGTTTTTAAAGTCTTTATAATGGCACTGCATTTGCAATTAAAGTCATATTTATCCACATTTCTATGTAATGTGTAAAGATTTATATATAACTGCGACCGTAAAATAAAACTATGATAATAAGTAAGAGtgagatgaaaatatgataataagTAAGAGTTAGATGAGAGAAATTTACAACatatatagttttttataaAGAACAAATGAAATATAACCATCCAAATGATAGAAATTAATTGCAAAATGCTCCTGCATAAAAGtgtgtatttaattaaatagtgacaaaaattaattttaaataagtgtgagttgaatgtaaagaaatttatatttcaaaatttaaatataatcgtgtaaaaatgagttgaaaaataaattagagagtAAAAACCAATTTTCGAGTAAAAACTTCCAAATTTAACTTTAAGTTAGAATCAATAGATTCTACTCAAACATTTTCATCCAAATTTTGCTTTAAGTTAGAATCAGTAAATTATACTCAAACACATTCAGtaatataaaatcaattctaaCATCAACAGTCAATTTTAATCCATTCAAAATTGAAACCAAATATACattgaaatgaattttatgtgtTTGATTTTAAAGTAAGGAGAGTCAAAAATAATTTCGGACATATAAAATTGATCGATTTTGACTTATTTAGATGATGTTTATTGAAATAGATTTTGTATTTAGAATAGACTCTAACTTGAAGTTAACATTTGTACATTTTAActttaaatgtgatttttacattcaaatttatcatttattttatttttacttgaatttatttaaatataaatcattttatattcaactcatttttaacttaaatcaattttataaaataaatcattcaaaaatcaattttattgttGCAAAACCAAACACACAAATCAAGAAATCAATGGCATTGAAATCTAATattcaataaagaaaatagAGGAAAATTTTGCATTTGAATGTGGCAAGAAAATGGAGTCAGTAAGGAAACTTTGACGTATGAAAACGTCGTGTCATATTTAAATAACATGGCCACAATctcaaatcaaaattatttgagtgcacataaataaatataattaaatttttttattttttatttctttcatttatatgtttatctaaatatttttaatttggggTTTTGTTCGACTTACTCAGCAACGTACgtgtattttgtttaaatagtatgattttatgtaattttaaataatctattgtttaattactttttttgtaCTCGACTATTAAATAGTATGTTTTTTAAAagccaaaattatatttatgtgatgtgatattTCTAATTTTAAGGAATCATACACAACATTTCAATAACGAGACCTTTTGAattatgatttaatttctttaaactACTTATTAAATCAAGACAAAACTACAATCAAGTAATTCAAATAATCGACCTGCGAACAAATATCAATTTAGAGTCCAACCAATTGAACCATTcagtttgatttttaaaatatcaatcggttttaaaaaaaattaatatacattATTGACAAATTTGAAAATCTCTTTGTCCTGATCGAGatatttttagtaatataaAGTAGTTTAGTAACAAGATATTATATTGGAATattaaaccaataaaaaaaagtaccaagataaatatgtataaagtaataattgaaaaattttattttcactaaaaaagttataaaaaatacaattaagtaCCATCATATTATATAAGTTAAATTGTACTTTTAATCCtttgtgtttgatttaatttttggaTATGttatttctgttttttttttctttctccaacTAAGTCCTTTAAGCAGCACTTGTTTGCAACGTTAATCTTTATGTTATTTATGTTATtgttcatttgaaaaaaaatgtcatttttcgtAATTCCGTACAAAAATGTCATGGGACAGTTACAAAGTTACAAAATATGATGTGTGTATAACAATACtaatatgacaaaaataaaaaaaaaattgttttttttttaaattaaattttttaaataaagttctTAGAATTTTTCCAACAAAGAAAAACTATCTCGAAttgatattttaagttatatttattttaaattgttagtCATTTTTCTCTCTATCGTCTTCTACTGTAAACTTGTTCCGAGTCGAGATTCATATTCAAAtttcttgatattttttgttctaGCTTTACATTtgctttgttttttaatttgaatttttggggttttttccttctaattttATAACGAAGAAGACGAAGATTGATGAcgaagaaaatgaagatttcaatttgtgttgtTGAATGGAGAAAAAATATGTAGCTTGAAATCCTAAACCTCTTTTAATTGTGATTGAAAATCGATgaagatagataaataaattctTCTTGACACCcataaaattcacaattaatCTGTGCAacccataaaaaaatatttcttaaaacCCACAAAGAAAACCCTTCTTGAAACCTCCATAACATttacaattagaaagaaaaaaaaaagtcatttaaaactcataaaaacaaaaacaaatgcTACAACTAGTTTGTGCAAAAACACAACATCTTgaagaatatttaaaataaactaaagaactcatttatttttaatgaatttatggtagattttttatttatttacatcaactcattttttaatttttgttggatgttgaattttttgttttgattttcctCTAATTCTCATTATCGACGTTTTGAGTTTTTCTATTGGAActacaaattttgaattttaagttttataaagATGAAGTGGAagaggaagatgatgaagagATAAAGATGAAGATTGAACTGAAGCGAAAACTGATTTAAACTTTGAGGATTATAAATGTAGTTATCCAAAATTTAAATGATCAATCTGTGaatcgtttatttttataatttttcatgcCAATACTCTTATGCACATGTCAACATTGTAATAATCACATGTCGTTTTTTTTAACGGAACtaacaaaaaattgtatttctaCAAACAGACAATAGCATAAAGGGTAACATTGTAAAAAAGGtgtcacatttttttttactaaaagaaaCGATATCCATTAATTCAAATTGTAGAATACACTATTGcaatacaaattcaaatttgctaaaaacataaataataaatctGCGAACAAACTGACAGCAACTAAGTTAATAGCGTAAAAAAACAACATGCttacaaattacaaaaatgacaCACTCAAGTGTCCAAAATGCTTATATTTTCGGATCTGTAACGTTGACGATATCAAAGTCATTGATTGAAATATGCAATGGATCAAATTTTGTATGTCAATTTGAATCAGTCGAACACTGCACCAAAAAGGAAAAAGCACCACACCAAGATGGGAAAATCCAAAAAGCATCACACTCAGGTGTTGAAATTACAGCAAAAAATAcgaaagaaaaactaaatatgTAGAAACcacttatttagataaaatgaaaagaaaaaaaaaagatgatttagaggattgattgttaacttaaaaatgattttaaactaATTCTCTTAATTAAATAGATGAAATAGAAGGAATCCTAGGATTAGGGTTTGGAGAAACAGCTACAAAACTTCAAGGTGTAATGTCTAACAATCTCCACCAATGTGtcacttaaataaaataataaaataaataaaaaaacacagaACCTATCTAAAACAAGATCAGagataaaacattaaaaatacaagttttaatacaattttagtctctctatttttattaatttacgaaattggttctcctattttaaaagtcgacagttttgattcctcattttaattttttaactaaaaaatgacgacgtgagatgttttaaagaacctgacatatgatacgataatgtaaaatgattaacaccaatgaaattggaataaaacgCAATAAAAACTTAGCTTTCAACTTcgaatttttcttcttcatatttttaatttaattaatgacatatgaatactTAATGTATTTAGATAAttctatatcatagaattgtatgccatgttattaaaaatatgtcaactctgcatttttttagttcaaaaatctgaagAAGGTACTTATACTgtcgaattttaaaatagagagaccatTTCtgtgaattgataataatagaataactaaaactacaattaagtcaaAATACAATTTAGACTATTATGCAGGCCTACCTTGTTGCCAAAGTCCATGCCATGCAATTAAGTACACCTCGtggaaaaatataaaacaataaaatacaaCTAAACTAAATACTCACTCCATTTTAGAATGAGCTAGGGTcactttatattaaaaaaataaaatgaatgttattttttaattttaattttttcaattctaccatttaattattattatatatactccttttaaagtaataattttaaattatatttatgataataaaaaattaattaataattaacaaagataatttaataaaattgattattcttttcattttaatctttgtattttttcatatgtaaacaaaaatcttaaatgAGGTTAATTTTTAAGCCGGAGGAGTAGTAATAGGAAAGGGAAACTCTTATCTTACACTTGATTACcttattcttctttttctaAGCAAAACAACATACTTATTATTTGGtatctaaaaaaatcatataatagTTAAGATACAAATTTTCATAATAAATCCGGATAATCACTTATAAAAGTTAACTGCTATAAAtgtaaatacaaatattttaatacctATTTTGTCTCGCATTCGCAAAATCCCTAATAAGTGGCTTGACCGTTGAactggaaaaagaaaaaaacacattcaatttttttagttacaTGTTTTATTAAGTACTTTATTTTCTCCATAGGTAAAGATTTCATTCTCTAATGTGAACAAAAGGTTATATATggattaattattaaaatattcgcTCGTGTAAATATTAGATAGTAGAGTTATTAAATAAAGGTAAATGTTAATAAGTGTTATAATCAACatgataataaatatgataagATATTACAATAGATAAACcatcatttttgttcttaaaagTGTAGGCatggtcattttagtccttaatttagccaaaatttaaattagtcctcaaattattaaaacgttagttaatttagtttttgacgTCGTAAAGATCACATACTATTTTGACAGTAAATTGTATCTTATAGGACTTTTATAGCTTAGTCaagtatcaaaataataaagtcCAACACTTTCACTTAATTTGAAGTTTGATGGAACTAAAGCGTACAACAATAagtcatcaaattaattattaatttcttGTGGAATTGATATTGAAAAATTATCAACCACAAccaatactaataataataatagaaataaaaggAGTAAGACACTTCAAATTGTAATATGAAAAATACTTCAAAGTAAGGATAAAAATAATGAGTTGTCCAAACCAAAAAGTTAACTTTATTATGTCAAATAATGAGTACAACCAAATTTTTTTCAGTAACATTAAGGAATCAAAATCATCACCTAATGGTGAAAACCAAATATTAAGCATCTCCACAAAAGTGAGTATTAAAAACTGACTCTCAACGAAAACAAAActattagtaaaaatattataatatcattgttaaaatacaatttcagtcatttttcttttatttaatattcaatttggtgatttatcttttttatttgttttgatcctttatgtttttttattcgttttcgtcatttaaatttttcattataaTATTCGTTTTAAACCTTAATAAATGAAATTGTATAATTTTGCAAAAGActaaaatgattattaaaataaaaataaacgactaaaataaaatataaataatcaaaataaattaaaaaaaaacttaaatattttatatcatatctctatcatattatatttctatcaatatcaaataaaagatAG from Cicer arietinum cultivar CDC Frontier isolate Library 1 chromosome 5, Cicar.CDCFrontier_v2.0, whole genome shotgun sequence carries:
- the LOC101499379 gene encoding protein RADIALIS-like 3 gives rise to the protein MASSSMSASGSWSTKENKAFERALAVFDKDTPDRWSNVAHAVGGGKTADEVKRHYEHLLRDVRHIESGQVPFPKYKNIGGLDEEKRLRNLKL